The sequence GTCGGTCCACGAGATCGCCGATCAGGTCAATCTGTCGCTCGCGGCCGCCGGCAGGACCGTCGACAAACTCGTCGGCGCCGGGCTCGTCGACCGTCGCGAAGACACTGCCGACCGGCGGGTCAAGCGGGTGTCGCTGACCGCCGACGGCCGGCAGATCGTCGACTCGCAGCTGAGCATCAAACAAGACCTCATCCGAGGCTTCGTCGACCGACTCCCCGAGCCGTTGCGCCGAGGCCTGTGTGGCGCCCTGAACCCCATCGTCGACAACGAGGTCGACTACTTCGCCGGGATCGGAGATCCGACTCCGGATTCCGCCCCCGCCCCCTCTCCGGACAGTTCACAGAAAGCCGACTCATGACCTCATCGTCAACGCCCGCGCACGCGCACGCGGGCCCGCCGGACACCAAACTCGACCGGCACATCCTGATCGTCGCCGGCGTGGTCGTGCTCGGCGCGATCATGTCGATCCTCGACGTCACCGTGGTGTCGGTGGCGCAGAACACCTTCCAGCAGGAGTTCGGGACCGACGCCGCGGGAGCGGCCTGGACCATGACCGGCTACACGCTGGCCCTGGCCGCAGTGATCCCGCTGTCCAGCTGGGCCGCAGCACGTTTCGGCACCAAGAAGGTCTATCTCACCTCGTTGGTGCTGTTCGTGATCGGTTCGGCCCTGTGTGCCCTGGCCTGGAACATCGGTTCGCTGGTCGCGTTCCGTGTCGTCCAGGGTCTCGGCGGCGGCCTGCTGATGCCGATCGGCATGATGATCCTGACCAAGGCAGCCGGTCCCGAGCGGGTCGGTTCCGTGATGGCCGTGCTCGGTATCCCGATGCTCCTCGGCCCCATCGCCGGACCCATCCTGGGCGGCCTGCTCATCGAAAAGGCCTCGTGGCACTGGGTGTTCCTGATCAATGTGCCGATCGGCATCGTCGCGATCATCTACTCGTGGTTCGCTCTGCGCAACGACGAGGAGACCTCGCGACCGTCCATCGACTTCGTCGGCCTCCTGCTGCTCTCCCCGGGTCTGGCGCTGTTCCTCTACGGCATCTCGTCGAGCAGTGAGGCAGGCACGTTCATCTCGGCGAAGGTCCTGGTACCGGCGATCATCGGCGCGATCCTGATCGCCGGGTTCATCTGGCACGCGCTGCACAGCGACAAGCCGTTGCTGGACCTGCGCCTGTTCCGAAACCCCACGCTCACGATCGCCGTGATCTCGATGACGCTGTTCATGATCGCGTTCTTCGGTGCGTCACTCCTGTTCCCGCAGTACTTCATCGGGGTGCGCGGCGAGACGACCCTCTCCGCGGGTCTGTTGCTGGCTCCGCAGGGCATCGGCGCGATGTTGACCATGCCGATCGCAGGCCGGATGACCGACAAGATCGGTCCCGGAAAGTTCGTGCTCGCCGGCATCGTGCTGATGTTCCTGGGTATGGGAACCTTCGTGTTCGTCGGCGCCGAGACGTCGTACCTCATCCTGTGCGGCGCACTCTTCGTCCAGGGACTCGGCATGGGCATGACGATGATGCCGATCATGACCGCCGCCCTGGCGACGCTGACCAACACTCAGGTGCCCGACGGCTCGACGCTGGTCAACGTGGTCCAGCAGACCGCCTCGTCGATCGGTTCGGCCGTCATC is a genomic window of Gordonia sp. SID5947 containing:
- a CDS encoding DHA2 family efflux MFS transporter permease subunit, translating into MTSSSTPAHAHAGPPDTKLDRHILIVAGVVVLGAIMSILDVTVVSVAQNTFQQEFGTDAAGAAWTMTGYTLALAAVIPLSSWAAARFGTKKVYLTSLVLFVIGSALCALAWNIGSLVAFRVVQGLGGGLLMPIGMMILTKAAGPERVGSVMAVLGIPMLLGPIAGPILGGLLIEKASWHWVFLINVPIGIVAIIYSWFALRNDEETSRPSIDFVGLLLLSPGLALFLYGISSSSEAGTFISAKVLVPAIIGAILIAGFIWHALHSDKPLLDLRLFRNPTLTIAVISMTLFMIAFFGASLLFPQYFIGVRGETTLSAGLLLAPQGIGAMLTMPIAGRMTDKIGPGKFVLAGIVLMFLGMGTFVFVGAETSYLILCGALFVQGLGMGMTMMPIMTAALATLTNTQVPDGSTLVNVVQQTASSIGSAVIAVILATNLKNAPEGMLAIVSNTAPDKLPADVPAAAVPPSFFESAANAFGSTFVVGTILIALTLIPAFFLPRKKIASPLTEEDMDRAPIVMH
- a CDS encoding MarR family transcriptional regulator, with product MLTGFLDRLACMGKALTMDTLAATELTFSQLRVLFALGAHGDGVECMSVHEIADQVNLSLAAAGRTVDKLVGAGLVDRREDTADRRVKRVSLTADGRQIVDSQLSIKQDLIRGFVDRLPEPLRRGLCGALNPIVDNEVDYFAGIGDPTPDSAPAPSPDSSQKADS